One genomic segment of Gossypium arboreum isolate Shixiya-1 chromosome 3, ASM2569848v2, whole genome shotgun sequence includes these proteins:
- the LOC108476265 gene encoding protein phosphatase 2C 70-like isoform X1 encodes MAMLQSIVVFTLLLLMLILIIIIIVVVVFVFKPWRFFSYPSRCRAIKVGELERPLVSNDVDLAQDQSNDLTRNYDLDGECHLNAALLRPPRTQGLVHKQRLSSASRRLALGDSVVGDVSDPLDGILVGQTLKRRVVTEHLVELQTHGRPENQSQNLRFGTENDRPQESVPNTDAISDQRSCLSLQVVSGPSCGLHCSVLSTSTARLPLTLGRVPPSYLLLKDYEVSGKHAMITWNLNKLRWELVDMGSLNGTLLNSRPIHHPDPGSRLWGDPVELASGDTITVGTTSNIYVHISSHNERLVPFGVGITSDPMSLRRGGKKLPMEDVCYYHWPLPGINQFGVFGICDGHGGVGAAKSASKILPEMVATILTDSVKRERVVSEQDASDVLRDAFSQTEASMNNYYEGCTATLLLVWADADENFFAQCANVGDSACFINMDGKQIKMTEDHKVTSCSERLRIEGIGEPLKDGETRLCGLNLARMLGDKFVKQQDSRFSSEPYISQVVHLKKSSGAFALLASDGLWDVVSFKKAIQLVVQARERHSTETENLAEKIAEVMLNEARTQRTKDNTSIIFIDFDSSSTVSSCKVRP; translated from the exons ATGGCGATGCTACAAAGCATTGTCGTTTTCACCCTTCTTCTCCTTATGTTGATccttatcatcatcatcatcgtcgTCGTCGTCTTCGTCTTCAAACCATGGCGCTTCTTCTCCTACCCCTCTCGCTGTCGCGCTATCAAG GTTGGTGAGTTGGAGAGACCTCTTGTATCAAATGATGTAGATCTGGCTCAAGATCAAAGCAATGATTTGACAAGAAACTATGATTTAGATGGAGAGTGTCACCTAAATGCAGCTCTTCTGCGGCCACCTCGTACTCAGGGACTTGTTCACAAACAACGGCTTTCCTCTGCATCTCGCCGTTTGGCTCTGG GTGATAGCGTGGTTGGAGATGTATCTGATCCTTTAGATGGTATTTTGGTTGGTCAGACACTAAAGCGTCGAGTGGTGACAGAGCACTTAGTTGAACTGCAAACACATGGTAGACCAGAAAACCAAAGTCAAAACTTGAGATTTGGCACGGAAAATGATAGACCACAAGAGTCTGTGCCCAACACTGACGCTATCAGTGATCAAA GAAGTTGCCTCTCTCTTCAGGTTGTCTCGGGTCCTTCTTGTGGACTTCATTGTTCTGTACTGTCAACAAGCACTGCAAGGCTACCATTGACCCTTGGAAGAGTTCCTCcaagttatttattattaaaggattatgaggtTTCTGGAAAGCATGCAATGATAACTTGGAATTTAAAT AAATTGAGATGGGAGCTGGTGGACATGGGTAGTCTGAATGGAACACTGTTGAATTCTCGTCCAATTCATCATCCTGATCCTGGAAGTAGGCTATGGGGTGACCCAGTGGAACTTGCAAGTGGAGACACAATAACAgttggcacaacctcaaacatttAT GTCCATATTTCATCCCACAATGAGCGTCTGGTCCCTTTTGGAGTTGGTATAACTTCAGACCCTATGTCATTACGTCGAGGAGGAAAGAAGCTTCCAATGGAAGATGTTTGCTATTATCATTGGCCTCTTCCTGGCATTAATCAG TTTGGAGTTTTTGGTATCTGTGATGGACATGGTGGCGTTGGTGCAGCTAAATCTGCAAGCAA GATTCTGCCTGAGATGGTTGCTACCATTTTAACGGACTCTGTAAAAAGAGAGAGGGTTGTGTCAGAACAAGATGCCTCTGATGTTCTCAGAGATGCATTCTCTCAGACAGAAGCTTCTATGAATAACTATTATGAG GGCTGTACAGCGACACTGCTTCTGGTTTGGGCTGATGCTGATGAAAACTTTTTTGCACAATGTGCAAATGTTGGAGATTCTGCATGTTTTATAAA CATGGACGGTAAACAGATTAAGATGACTGAAGACCATAAAGTAACGAGTTGTTCTGAAAGACTTCGAATTGAAGGAATAGGGGAACCATTAAAAGATGGGGAAACACGGTTATGTG GTTTGAACCTCGCTAGGATGCTTGGAGACAAATTTGTGAAACAGCAAGATTCTCGCTTTAGTTCCGAGCCTTATATAAGTCAAGTCGTGCATCTCAAAAAATCAAGTGGCGCATTTGCACTACTGGCAAG TGATGGATTGTGGGATGTTGTTAGCTTTAAGAAGGCAATTCAGTTAGTTGTACag GCGAGGGAGAGACATTCGACAGAAACGGAGAATTTGGCAGAGAAGATTGCTGAAGTCATGTTGAATGAGGCTAGAACTCAGCGCACAAAGGACAACACCTCTATTATTTTCATAGATTTTGACTCCAGTTCCACAGTTTCTTCTTGTAAAGTCCGTCCCTAA
- the LOC108476411 gene encoding ARM REPEAT PROTEIN INTERACTING WITH ABF2-like, producing MELQRCEEQGLQERKGQKRKLEEEIQEDRDATPLPTGDARRALLAEVTAQVKVLDCAFSWHESDRAAVKRATHVLAELAKNEEVVNVIVEGGAIPALVKHLQAPLSDEGDLSLKPFEHEVEKGSAFALGLLAVKPEHQQLIVDSGALSHLVNLLRRYKDSSTSRAVISVIRRAADAITNLAHENSSIKTRVRMEGGIPPLVELLEFTDTKVQRAAAGALRTLAFKNDENKNQIVECNALPTLISMLRSDDAAIHYEAVGVIGNLVHSSPNIKREVLAAGALQPVIGLLTSCCSESQREAALLLGQFAATDSDCKVHIVQRGAVRPLIEMLHSPDIQLKEMSAFALGRLAQDTHNQAGIAHMGGLVPLLKLLDSKNGSLQHNAAFALYGLADNEDNVSDFIRVGGVQRLQDGEFIVQATKDCVAKTLKRLEEKIHGRVLNHLLYLMRVAEKPVQRRVAFALAHLCSPDDQRTIFIDNNGLELLLGLLGSTNPKQQLDGAVALYKLANKAMTLSPMDAAPPSPTPQVYLGEQYVNNATLSDVTFLVEGRRFYAHRICLLASSDAFRAMFDGGYREKDARDIEIPNIRWEVFELMMRFIYTGSVDVSLDIAQDLLGAADQYLLEGLKRLCEYTIAQDVTLDNVSSMYELSEAFHAISLRHTCILFILEHFSQLSDRPGHSHLIQRIVPEIRNYFAKALTNPNPHNQRL from the exons ATGGAGCTTCAGAGGTGCGAGGAACAGGGCCTGCAAGAACGAAAGGGGCAAAAACGGAAACTGGAGGAAGAAATTCAAGAGGATAGAGATGCTACTCCGCTACCTACCGGCGACGCCCGCCGTGCTCTCTTGGCCGAAGTCACCGCTCAGGTTAAGGTCCTCGACTGCGCCTTCTCCTGGCACGAATCCGATCGCGCCGCCGTCAAGCGTGCCACTCACGTGCTCGCTGAGCTCGCAAAGAACG AGGAAGTTGTTAATGTGATAGTTGAAGGTGGTGCGATTCCAGCTCTAGTTAAGCATCTGCAAGCACCTTTGTCTGATGAAGGTGACCTAAGCTTGAAGCCTTTTGAACACGAGGTTGAAAAAGGAAGTGCTTTCGCTTTGGGACTTCTTGCTGTAAAG CCAGAACATCAGCAACTTATAGTTGATTCTGGGGCCTTGTCGCATCTTGTGAATTTGTTGAGGCGATACAAGGATAGTTCTACTTCTCGTGCTGTTATCAGTGTCATTAGAAGAGCGGCTGATGCTATCACCAACCTTGCTCATGAGAATAGCAGCATTAAAACCCGTGTCAG GATGGAAGGTGGAATTCCACCTCTTGTTGAGTTGCTTGAATTTACTGACACAAAGGTGCAAAGAGCAGCTGCTGGGGCATTACGAACCCTGGCATtcaaaaatgatgaaaacaagaATCAG ATCGTTGAATGCAATGCTCTTCCTACTCTCATCTCGATGCTGAGATCAGATGATGCTGCCATACACTATGAAGCG GTTGGTGTGATTGGCAATCTGGTGCATTCATCACCAAACATAAAAAGGGAAGTTCTCGCTGCTGGGGCTTTGCAACCTGTCATTGGTTTGCTTAC CTCCTGCTGCTCAGAAAGCCAAAGAGAGGCTGCTTTGCTACTTGGGCAATTTGCCGCAACCGATTCTGATTGCAAG GTTCATATTGTACAAAGGGGTGCTGTCAGACCCTTGATTGAAATGCTTCACTCTCCTGATATACAGCTCAAAGAGATGTCAGCCTTTGCTTTGGGGAGGTTGGCACag GACACGCACAATCAAGCTGGTATTGCACATATGGGTGGTTTGGTTCCTTTGTTGAAGCTTCTAGATTCAAAGAATGGATCTTTGCAACACAATGCTGCATTTGCTCTTTATGGTCTTGCAGATAATGAG GATAATGTATCCGACTTTATTAGGGTGGGTGGTGTCCAACGGCTGCAAGATGGAGAATTTATTGTTCAA GCAACAAAAGACTGTGTAGCCAAGACGTTGAAAAGACTAGAGGAGAAGATTCATGGGCGA GTTTTGAATCATTTGCTGTATCTGATGCGCGTAGCCGAGAAGCCTGTCCAAAGACGAGTGGCTTTTGCTCTAGCTCATCTTTGTTCTCCTGATGATCAGAGAACTATATTCATTGATAATAATG GACTTGAGTTGCTTCTTGGGCTTCTTGGTTCTACGAACCCTAAACAGCAACTTGATGGTGCTGTAGCTCTGTACAAGTTGGCCAACAAAGCTATGACGCTTTCTCCTATGGATGCTGCTCCCCCTTCTCCAACACCACAG GTCTATTTGGGGGAGCAATACGTCAACAATGCTACATTATCTGATGTTACTTTCCTAGTTGAAG GTAGGCGGTTCTATGCGCACAGAATCTGCCTTCTTGCTTCTTCAGATGCATTTCGTGCTATGTTTGATGGTGGTTATCGG GAAAAAGATGCACGGGATATTGAAATTCCAAACATTAGATGGGAGGTTTTTGAGTTGATGATGCG ATTTATATACACTGGATCAGTAGATGTTTCATTGGATATTGCACAAGATCTGCTCGGAGCTGCTGATCAATATCTTTTGGAAGGGCTTAAGCGACTCTGTGAGTACACCATTGCACAG GATGTAACCCTGGACAACGTTTCTAGCATGTACGAACTCTCCGAAGCTTTTCATGCTATATCACTGAGGCACACTTGCATTTTGTTTATCTTGGAGCATTTCTCTCAATTGAGCGACAGACCCGG GCACTCACATCTGATCCAGCGTATAGTTCCAGAGATCCGCAATTACTTCGCGAAAGCGCTTACGAATCCTAACCCACATAACCAGCGGCTGTAG
- the LOC108476265 gene encoding protein phosphatase 2C 70-like isoform X3, giving the protein MAMLQSIVVFTLLLLMLILIIIIIVVVVFVFKPWRFFSYPSRCRAIKVGELERPLVSNDVDLAQDQSNDLTRNYDLDGECHLNAALLRPPRTQGLVHKQRLSSASRRLALGDSVVGDVSDPLDGILVGQTLKRRVVTEHLVELQTHGRPENQSQNLRFGTENDRPQESVPNTDAISDQRSCLSLQVVSGPSCGLHCSVLSTSTARLPLTLGRVPPSYLLLKDYEVSGKHAMITWNLNKLRWELVDMGSLNGTLLNSRPIHHPDPGSRLWGDPVELASGDTITVGTTSNIYVHISSHNERLVPFGVGITSDPMSLRRGGKKLPMEDVCYYHWPLPGINQFGVFGICDGHGGVGAAKSASKILPEMVATILTDSVKRERVVSEQDASDVLRDAFSQTEASMNNYYEGCTATLLLVWADADENFFAQCANVGDSACFINMDGKQIKMTEDHKVTSCSERLRIEGIGEPLKDGETRLCGLNLARMLGDKFVKQQDSRFSSEPYISQVVHLKKSSGAFALLARRGRDIRQKRRIWQRRLLKSC; this is encoded by the exons ATGGCGATGCTACAAAGCATTGTCGTTTTCACCCTTCTTCTCCTTATGTTGATccttatcatcatcatcatcgtcgTCGTCGTCTTCGTCTTCAAACCATGGCGCTTCTTCTCCTACCCCTCTCGCTGTCGCGCTATCAAG GTTGGTGAGTTGGAGAGACCTCTTGTATCAAATGATGTAGATCTGGCTCAAGATCAAAGCAATGATTTGACAAGAAACTATGATTTAGATGGAGAGTGTCACCTAAATGCAGCTCTTCTGCGGCCACCTCGTACTCAGGGACTTGTTCACAAACAACGGCTTTCCTCTGCATCTCGCCGTTTGGCTCTGG GTGATAGCGTGGTTGGAGATGTATCTGATCCTTTAGATGGTATTTTGGTTGGTCAGACACTAAAGCGTCGAGTGGTGACAGAGCACTTAGTTGAACTGCAAACACATGGTAGACCAGAAAACCAAAGTCAAAACTTGAGATTTGGCACGGAAAATGATAGACCACAAGAGTCTGTGCCCAACACTGACGCTATCAGTGATCAAA GAAGTTGCCTCTCTCTTCAGGTTGTCTCGGGTCCTTCTTGTGGACTTCATTGTTCTGTACTGTCAACAAGCACTGCAAGGCTACCATTGACCCTTGGAAGAGTTCCTCcaagttatttattattaaaggattatgaggtTTCTGGAAAGCATGCAATGATAACTTGGAATTTAAAT AAATTGAGATGGGAGCTGGTGGACATGGGTAGTCTGAATGGAACACTGTTGAATTCTCGTCCAATTCATCATCCTGATCCTGGAAGTAGGCTATGGGGTGACCCAGTGGAACTTGCAAGTGGAGACACAATAACAgttggcacaacctcaaacatttAT GTCCATATTTCATCCCACAATGAGCGTCTGGTCCCTTTTGGAGTTGGTATAACTTCAGACCCTATGTCATTACGTCGAGGAGGAAAGAAGCTTCCAATGGAAGATGTTTGCTATTATCATTGGCCTCTTCCTGGCATTAATCAG TTTGGAGTTTTTGGTATCTGTGATGGACATGGTGGCGTTGGTGCAGCTAAATCTGCAAGCAA GATTCTGCCTGAGATGGTTGCTACCATTTTAACGGACTCTGTAAAAAGAGAGAGGGTTGTGTCAGAACAAGATGCCTCTGATGTTCTCAGAGATGCATTCTCTCAGACAGAAGCTTCTATGAATAACTATTATGAG GGCTGTACAGCGACACTGCTTCTGGTTTGGGCTGATGCTGATGAAAACTTTTTTGCACAATGTGCAAATGTTGGAGATTCTGCATGTTTTATAAA CATGGACGGTAAACAGATTAAGATGACTGAAGACCATAAAGTAACGAGTTGTTCTGAAAGACTTCGAATTGAAGGAATAGGGGAACCATTAAAAGATGGGGAAACACGGTTATGTG GTTTGAACCTCGCTAGGATGCTTGGAGACAAATTTGTGAAACAGCAAGATTCTCGCTTTAGTTCCGAGCCTTATATAAGTCAAGTCGTGCATCTCAAAAAATCAAGTGGCGCATTTGCACTACTGGCAAG GCGAGGGAGAGACATTCGACAGAAACGGAGAATTTGGCAGAGAAGATTGCTGAAGTCATGTTGA
- the LOC108476265 gene encoding protein phosphatase 2C 70-like isoform X2 — protein MVGELERPLVSNDVDLAQDQSNDLTRNYDLDGECHLNAALLRPPRTQGLVHKQRLSSASRRLALGDSVVGDVSDPLDGILVGQTLKRRVVTEHLVELQTHGRPENQSQNLRFGTENDRPQESVPNTDAISDQRSCLSLQVVSGPSCGLHCSVLSTSTARLPLTLGRVPPSYLLLKDYEVSGKHAMITWNLNKLRWELVDMGSLNGTLLNSRPIHHPDPGSRLWGDPVELASGDTITVGTTSNIYVHISSHNERLVPFGVGITSDPMSLRRGGKKLPMEDVCYYHWPLPGINQFGVFGICDGHGGVGAAKSASKILPEMVATILTDSVKRERVVSEQDASDVLRDAFSQTEASMNNYYEGCTATLLLVWADADENFFAQCANVGDSACFINMDGKQIKMTEDHKVTSCSERLRIEGIGEPLKDGETRLCGLNLARMLGDKFVKQQDSRFSSEPYISQVVHLKKSSGAFALLASDGLWDVVSFKKAIQLVVQARERHSTETENLAEKIAEVMLNEARTQRTKDNTSIIFIDFDSSSTVSSCKVRP, from the exons ATG GTTGGTGAGTTGGAGAGACCTCTTGTATCAAATGATGTAGATCTGGCTCAAGATCAAAGCAATGATTTGACAAGAAACTATGATTTAGATGGAGAGTGTCACCTAAATGCAGCTCTTCTGCGGCCACCTCGTACTCAGGGACTTGTTCACAAACAACGGCTTTCCTCTGCATCTCGCCGTTTGGCTCTGG GTGATAGCGTGGTTGGAGATGTATCTGATCCTTTAGATGGTATTTTGGTTGGTCAGACACTAAAGCGTCGAGTGGTGACAGAGCACTTAGTTGAACTGCAAACACATGGTAGACCAGAAAACCAAAGTCAAAACTTGAGATTTGGCACGGAAAATGATAGACCACAAGAGTCTGTGCCCAACACTGACGCTATCAGTGATCAAA GAAGTTGCCTCTCTCTTCAGGTTGTCTCGGGTCCTTCTTGTGGACTTCATTGTTCTGTACTGTCAACAAGCACTGCAAGGCTACCATTGACCCTTGGAAGAGTTCCTCcaagttatttattattaaaggattatgaggtTTCTGGAAAGCATGCAATGATAACTTGGAATTTAAAT AAATTGAGATGGGAGCTGGTGGACATGGGTAGTCTGAATGGAACACTGTTGAATTCTCGTCCAATTCATCATCCTGATCCTGGAAGTAGGCTATGGGGTGACCCAGTGGAACTTGCAAGTGGAGACACAATAACAgttggcacaacctcaaacatttAT GTCCATATTTCATCCCACAATGAGCGTCTGGTCCCTTTTGGAGTTGGTATAACTTCAGACCCTATGTCATTACGTCGAGGAGGAAAGAAGCTTCCAATGGAAGATGTTTGCTATTATCATTGGCCTCTTCCTGGCATTAATCAG TTTGGAGTTTTTGGTATCTGTGATGGACATGGTGGCGTTGGTGCAGCTAAATCTGCAAGCAA GATTCTGCCTGAGATGGTTGCTACCATTTTAACGGACTCTGTAAAAAGAGAGAGGGTTGTGTCAGAACAAGATGCCTCTGATGTTCTCAGAGATGCATTCTCTCAGACAGAAGCTTCTATGAATAACTATTATGAG GGCTGTACAGCGACACTGCTTCTGGTTTGGGCTGATGCTGATGAAAACTTTTTTGCACAATGTGCAAATGTTGGAGATTCTGCATGTTTTATAAA CATGGACGGTAAACAGATTAAGATGACTGAAGACCATAAAGTAACGAGTTGTTCTGAAAGACTTCGAATTGAAGGAATAGGGGAACCATTAAAAGATGGGGAAACACGGTTATGTG GTTTGAACCTCGCTAGGATGCTTGGAGACAAATTTGTGAAACAGCAAGATTCTCGCTTTAGTTCCGAGCCTTATATAAGTCAAGTCGTGCATCTCAAAAAATCAAGTGGCGCATTTGCACTACTGGCAAG TGATGGATTGTGGGATGTTGTTAGCTTTAAGAAGGCAATTCAGTTAGTTGTACag GCGAGGGAGAGACATTCGACAGAAACGGAGAATTTGGCAGAGAAGATTGCTGAAGTCATGTTGAATGAGGCTAGAACTCAGCGCACAAAGGACAACACCTCTATTATTTTCATAGATTTTGACTCCAGTTCCACAGTTTCTTCTTGTAAAGTCCGTCCCTAA